The sequence TATGAGCATGAAAAGTGATGAGAGAAACAGGATGTGAAATATATCCATAACTGAGGCAAAGTTTTTTTGAGGCAAAAGGTTTCTtttaaaaatcaaaaaaaaaggcattaatggcgaaaaaaaacaaaaaaactattGGCACACAATTAAAAATAACTTAAATGATCAAAATAAGCAATTCCCCCTGAATACCAAAGAAAAAACTATAACGTTCTTGCCTTCCTTATCAAAAGTCTAATCAATCCCTGAAGAAACACTTTTGTGTAGAACAATACGACCGCTGGACAACTTCTGGGACTATTTTCAAGATTAGTATTATTTTTAACATTTAAGTATTTGGGTCCTTAGGCTCTGCACGTCTCCATATGCGCAGGCACAGAAAAAGACAGCCACGCTGCTCTCGGGTCCTCTACCTGAAGGCAGCCACTGTGGTAACTAAGCCTCAGATTAAAAAGATTGAGTGACAGTTCATGGTCATTGTTGTGCATTTAAGTCTCACTGTTGCAAAGCAgcatttacatttttctttttttatcaaaagtgaCTTACGACCACCATTCAtttacacaccgacggcggagtcaaccccggctcgtcgggagcagcagtgaggcatcttgctcagggacacctcgacaatcACAGAgaagaggagccggggattgaactagcaaccttccagtgtTTTTCTCTCACCTCTAGAGCAGAGCAGTGCCCCGTTGGCCAGCGCCACCTGCAGGGCCTGGGCCAGGCGGTCCAGGACCAGCTGGGAGAGGACGTGGGCATCGCTCGACGGGCCGTGGCCGTGCTTGTCGGCCTGGTCCAGCAGGCGCGAGAGGTCGGAGGTCAGCGTGGCCAGGGTCTCCAGCTGGAGGAGTGCGAGGCGGCCAAACAGCCCCTTCTCGTTGAGGATGTTGGGGAGCAGCATCAGCACCTGTGAGGAGTCAGGGAGACCTTTAGCTTTGGTCTACTGTCTGAGGAGTCAGGGAGACCTTTAGCTTTGGTCCACTGTCTGTGGGGAGTCAGGGAGACCTTTAGCTTTGGTCCACTGTCTGAGGAGTCAGGGAGACCTTTAGCTTTGGTCTACTGTCTGAGGAGTCAGGGAGACCTTTAGCTTTGGTCTACTGTCTGAGGAGTCAGGGAGACCTTTAGCTTTGGTCCACTGTCTGAGGAGTCAGGGAGACCTTTAGCTTTGGTCCACTGTCTGTGAGGAGTCAGGGAGACCTTTAGCTTTGGTCCACTGTCTGTGAGGAGTCAGGGAGACCTTTAGCTTTGGTCCACTGTCTGTGAGGAGTCAGGGAGACCTTTAGCTTTGGTCCACTGTACGTGAGCCCTAGTGTGTTGTTAGAGCTCTCAGCGTGGCTGCTTGTCATGATGTAAAGCACTTGTTACAAAAGCTTTCAAAAggggacataataaaggcgttTCATCAAAGATTTCAGAAGAGGCTTAATACAAATATTGAAGAGATAAAACAGGCTTGTGTCTTCATCCACCCTTTCACTACAGATGTCCAACATTGCTGATGAGACGTTGCCCTCGATGCTCAACTGGTAGAAAATGGGCATCAACACTGCCGGGttaaggggtttgattcccataGTGGCCCGCCATGCTAAGAATGTATGCGTTCATGACCATGTTTGGTTTAAATGATAACATGGTTCACGACCAAGCGTCTTCCACAGCTCCTCGCACCTGTAGCACGCTGAGGTGCAGCGTGGAGAACAGCGGCCCCGCCTCCGTCTCGCTGTCCGACGTCCCATTGGTCAGCCCCTGCTTCTTCCCTCTCCTGTAGGCCAACGGCGCTTTGACACACCAGCGCACTAGCCCGCCCAGCGGCGTGAGGTCCAGcgagctgattggctggctgccAGAGAGGGGCGAGTTCAGCAGAGTGATGAGGACTAGGTGAGGGTCGTCCTGGAGCCACGACACGATCATCTGGAGGAGCTCTAGGGGAGGTGTGAGATCCTCTGCAGAGACAAAGAGCAGCATACCAGATGGTCCACTCAGTCACCTCATTGTGAAGATCACAGTTTGTATGTCAGGGAGAAATTGACCACTTATCGCCAAAGGGATCACAAGAGAATGAAAAAGGAAATCGAAAAAATCAAAATATTCAATGTCCTGCTTGCCGAATGTGCTCATGAGTATCAACTCCTCTTCTTAGACGTTAACCCTTGATGTCTTATTACCAATTTGGATGTTAAGTCGATAAAGATTACTCTAATGGAAACATTTCCAATAATATCATTATTGAATGTCGAAAGAAGCTTGAAAAGTGACACAATTATAAGCAAACTTATAAATAAACTAAGCTTTCCctgttgtccagaaataccttgcgggtactgtgtttgtgtgtttttatcccGCCGTCATTACATAATCACAGACACTTTAGGGCCTACAGGGGAAGCTATAGGGCCCAATAGAGCCCTATAGCGTCTGGCCCTACCTTTTCACCAGTCTGTCGCTTTACCAGCCTGGCTCCCGTTCCGTGTGACTAACTACACTACCACCTCTGACACATGcggacacacattcacaccaccaccagcggtCCTGTGGCGTGCCGGCTACCTGTGGTGAGGTCGTAGAGGGTGGTGACGGCGGTGACGAACTGGCAGCAGAAGCGCGGGCTGGAGCTGTGGATGTTCTGAAGCGTGGACATGGAGCCCGGCACCAGGCTGCAGTAGTCGTCCACCAGCACCCGGGCCAGCCTCACGCAGTAAACCCGGTGGCTcctctggagacacacacacagcactgtttGGACTCGCCCAAAGATTTGAATCTTGCATTGCCGTGTACGCCAgtatagggctgggcgatataccgGTAGTAACATTTATACCGGTATATTTTTGAAAGAGATATGTGGTTGAGACAATATCGCCATAACGGTACATTGTATGTTATTTTGATGTTGCCTTGCGAGCGCTCTCTGAGCCTACAAGCCATGTTCAGCTGCTCCATCCCGCCCCTTACTTGTACGTAGTGTTCTCCCACCCACGTTACGCATCACAACAAACTTTGACCAAATCATGTTGGTAGAGAATACGGAACCCGTAAAGGGTTTTTAACGtttctcgtgcgcacgagaaagtatctggttcTCAGGCAAATGTATCTGGCGCTCAcaagaaagtatctggtgcttACGAAAAAGTATCTTGTGAGCATGAGAAAATATCGTACGCATATCCCTGgcagcgcgcgcgcgcgtgtgtgtgtgtgttaggagagcgagcggtagcgtatGTGTCAGTTAGAGTGAAGTAATGGCCGaggctgtttgtgtgtaagaataagtacccagcctgtcaagaatcggtggccgcttcattccgaccatattccgacctataagcagacccactgcctcCCCTGTGCGGGTTCTGTATGTTTCAAACAGgcaacactattgtttttttattacacggctcttgtcaatgccgtggaacgctccgttcacttgcatgggcccttcacaacttcagGCGGTGAATTGATATTttataattcaccgttgctaagtacaATTGATCGCTGTCAATGCAAACAAAGgtttttttgcctctaatgacgtctttggtatcactcctcaagtagtgCGGTAACTTGTCagccccagcgtcttcggttgctaagcgacatcaacgtctttggcagactatttctctgctgatcaacactacgaatgctggttacaaataaattgtaaaaagacacaccatgaagttattttttgttaggcaagtagccgtgttataagcgggataatgtatagaacgtcgtcggtcattatcgaaaataagccccttcagggcgaagcaggACCTGTCCTGTCCggcctgttcgccctgtcggggcttattttcccgatattGACCGGCGttgtatacattatcccttacatatctgTTGTTAAAGCACAGCTGTGCTACGttgagcaaaaaaataaaatactaaaccgaaaaaatggTGGATGGTGAATACTTGTGGATGGGCGTTAAAACTACACACTTTACCcattttattcaaaatatcgttataatatcgtatatcgccattcgaACTAAAACTATTGAGATATTAgttttggtccatatcgcccagccctacgccagtgtgtgtgtgtgtgtgtgtactccagggtgtacgtgtgtgccagcgtgtacagtgtgtgtgtgtcaagatttCTGAAGGACAACACGCACCTGTAGCCAGGTGGCGGCGCACTCCAATATGGGCACACGTCCCACGGCGACGGACATCGACACCAGCTTGCTGAGCAGCGCCATGCGGCTCTCGTCCGCCTGGTTGCCCTGGAGACTGAAGAGGGCGGAGAACATGAGCTGGCGGACGGTGTCGCGGCTCTGCTCCTGGAAGCAGCTGCACATGATCTCCAGCAGCTGCAGCTCCTGCAAGGCACTCATCCTCtggaggcacaaacacacaggacatATACATGAGAGGtttaaatgtatacaaagctAATGTATCATGTAGTTAAGTTGTAATTGGCGGTGTAATTCCTGAATTCATTCTGAACCAAATCACTGATTTACGATAATCTAAACTGAAAAACGCAAATGTTTCCAGAGGTTTTACCGATTACATTACATtcattaaaatactttttttttctaaacagCCACGTTGGCAATATGGCAGTCATGAAGATTTACTGTAAACGATACTAGATGAAGACATGGACAGAACAAATAGAAAATAGCTTATTTTAAGGACATGGTTGTCCGACCCAAACCGGACACTAtgtaatacacaaacacatgcctgACTCACCCTCGGTTGGACGTTTCTGTCTTTAGGCGAGTGTAGGAtgaactcctccaccagctccagggTTTTGGTGTCGACCTGGGGTGGCTGGCGGCCAGACTGCACCAGGTTACTGATGTAGATGTCCAGATGGTACAGCAGCTCCTTGGCCGCACTCAACACGTCGCGGGGCAGCAACGATTGACGGATGTCACCCATCGCTGCCTTGAGATAATGAACATTGTTGGCGGCAAGGGAAGAACCAGACGAGAGCCCAGTTAGTTAATATTGATCaccacaataaataaatatagatatatttagatAAACGCATTATTTGTTGCCGCAAAAAAGGATACATTgaaattaaaatgaataaagaGGTCTTTCCCATCCCATCTTCCCAGCACAAAAAAGGATGCAATGGGTTTGGTCTTCCGTAAGCAAGATGAGAGTGCTTTCCAGTAATACTTTACTATGATGAACAACTTATAACATATTCGCAGCAATGATGCTTTGCTGTCACATCTCACGTCTGGCCGTCCATGCTGCAGCAAAACACCTAAAACAACGATTGCCTGATCTTTTCACGTGGAATGGACATAAATTGCTGATCAGGCTCAGGCCGCCGTTAACATCCTCAATGACCGCTATGATTAATTGTAGTTGATTGtaattaattgtattaataGTTGTGTGACTGGGAGCTGATTGTGTCCATCTCTCTAGCAGCTCAATAGTTAGCTCAGACGGCAAGGTTCGCTTACTATCAGGCAAAGAGCAAACACAATAGGTTACCCTATATTCTCACAACCTATACGATACAGGTCTGTTATATAATAGTTTTAGCCCGTATATTAcctcttttctttatttaaaaggcTCCTTGAACTGGTTTGTATTCAGTGATAGAAACCACCCCTACCGAACTACTGCGACTCCTTCCTGCTACGGAAGCCTGGAGGGGAAACCTTCACAAAGAACCGCGAACGGTGAAGCTGTAAAAGGTAGTTAAAATTAATATAATCGGTACACGGATTTTTTAATTGTCTTCAAATATGTATTACTTTCCATAGTATTTGAAGGAAAAAGCCGATGCTCTTTTATCCATTAATTTTAACTTACGTCCAAATTCTGATATAGCTATACTGAACCAGTGTTGTTAATTTGGGTTTGTCCTTATTTTGCGTTCATGAATTACGTAAAAAAATATCTTGATGTATTAATCCTTTATAATCTAGTACGGCGCGCACGCGCACAGGCGGCTAGACCAAAGGGGAACTCGGCCGCGCGCTCTCTCCAGCGCGCTCGTCGACTTCAGTCCCGTCCTGCACTTCACCGCCAAACCAGTGATCCCATCACTCCCAGCAAGATGACCATCAGCACCTTGGCGAGAGGAGGCTGGCAACGAGAGCAGATGGCATGCTTCCGAAAGGTGAGATTCCGTTATTCCcccttcttttttattttttataccgAAATGAACAGATTTACAAGCAAATATAGACTTGCTGGGATTTTCAATTTCATTTAAAACGTTGTTAAAGATTATTATATCGAAACACAACAATAAGGTCCAAAGGAGGATGCTTAACTCCAACTCAACCACTATCGGATGATACCTGTTTGTTAAATTATGTGATTAAATTTACACGGGCAGGTAATGTGGGCatatttgtatttctgtgtgtgtgtgtgtgcgtgtgtgtgtgtgtgtgtgtgtgtgtgtgtgtgtgtgtgtgtgtgtgtgtgtgtgtgtgtgtgtgtgtgtgtgtgtgtgtgtgtgtgtgtgtgtgtgtgtgtgtgtgtgtgtgtgctacagatggagagagtgatcGTGTCCATGCAGGATCCTGACATGGGGATGAAGATGAGAAACCAGAGGCTCCTCATCACTGTTATCCCTCATGCCATGACaggtatgtgttagtgtgtgtgtgtgtgtgtgtgtgtgtgtgtgtgtgtgtgtgtgtgtgtgtgtgtgtgtgtgtgtgtgtgtgtgtgtgtgtgtgtgtgtgtgtgtgtgtgcatgtgtctgcgtaTGAGTACATGTGTGTCGTgtctgtgagtatgtgtgcgtttgtgtgtgtgtgtgtgtgtgtgtgtgtgt is a genomic window of Gadus morhua chromosome 8, gadMor3.0, whole genome shotgun sequence containing:
- the ints15 gene encoding integrator complex subunit 15, whose translation is MGDIRQSLLPRDVLSAAKELLYHLDIYISNLVQSGRQPPQVDTKTLELVEEFILHSPKDRNVQPRRMSALQELQLLEIMCSCFQEQSRDTVRQLMFSALFSLQGNQADESRMALLSKLVSMSVAVGRVPILECAATWLQRSHRVYCVRLARVLVDDYCSLVPGSMSTLQNIHSSSPRFCCQFVTAVTTLYDLTTEDLTPPLELLQMIVSWLQDDPHLVLITLLNSPLSGSQPISSLDLTPLGGLVRWCVKAPLAYRRGKKQGLTNGTSDSETEAGPLFSTLHLSVLQVLMLLPNILNEKGLFGRLALLQLETLATLTSDLSRLLDQADKHGHGPSSDAHVLSQLVLDRLAQALQVALANGALLCSREDLRAICSRLPHNNLLQLVMSGPVMYYNNIHTPPMAFSPHSPIPSHPTHQPLASPHSQYPAQPFMAAMPFPYRPNH